A stretch of the Aspergillus puulaauensis MK2 DNA, chromosome 6, nearly complete sequence genome encodes the following:
- a CDS encoding mitochondrial 54S ribosomal protein uL10m (COG:S;~EggNog:ENOG410PJEZ;~InterPro:IPR043141,IPR001790;~go_process: GO:0042254 - ribosome biogenesis [Evidence IEA]): MPPRLRLANARVPQPTRCQRLLCQFDISTSIRYASTATTPAPSVEQMTVSPPPIARFPPSQPPSHRKPEFRRSQLLRQYTSLIRTTPLMVFLQHDNLQAVEWSAIRRELNKAMQKVDDKIAAEGRSAPPLAPHIKVQIIQTGIFEVALRIVEYFRPSQSILEKGKPPSANDPATQTSAEISLAGSRDDPTLTHDLSRAAQAAVRNMKGKHELSTLLVGPIAMLSIPQMSPEHLKAAMSVLAPKAFGYPAPTRRANPDWHEFPVQNGLKKLNILAARLDNQLFDVDQTKWVGSIEGGIDGLRSQLVMALQSMGSSITNSLEGAGKSLYFTLESRRSVLEDEQKGGSGEGENKAE; the protein is encoded by the coding sequence ATGCCTCCACGATTACGTCTCGCAAATGCGCGGGTTCCTCAACCCACCCGGTGTCAAAGGCTCCTGTGTCAGTTCGATATCTCTACCTCAATTCGATATGCTAGTACGGCAACGACGCCTGCTCCTTCGGTCGAGCAAATGACcgtctctcctcctccaattGCCAGATTTCCTCCCTCACAGCCGCCATCGCATCGCAAGCCCGAGTTCAGACGTTCTCAGCTTCTCCGGCAATACACCTCTCTCATTCGCACCACACCTCTTATGGTCTTCCTTCAACACGACAACCTCCAAGCAGTCGAGTGGTCCGCGATCCGACGCGAACTGAACAAGGCCATGCAGAAGGTGGACGATAAGATTGCCGCAGAAGGCCGCAGTGCTCCACCCTTGGCTCCCCATATCAAGGTCCAAATCATCCAGACAGGCATCTTCGAGGTTGCTCTACGTATCGTGGAATATTTTCGACCAAGCCAATCAATACTGGAAAAGGGCAAGCCCCCCAGCGCAAACGACCCGGCTACACAGACATCCGCCGAGATCTCGCTTGCCGGATCTAGGGACGACCCAACCTTGACACACGATCTCTCGCGTGCTGCCCAAGCCGCTGTGCGCAATATGAAGGGAAAGCATGAGCTATCCACCCTTCTCGTTGGACCTATCGCTATGCTCTCCATTCCGCAAATGTCCCCAGAACACTTGAAGGCTGCCATGTCCGTTCTGGCTCCCAAGGCATTCGGCTACCCTGCGCCCACCCGAAGAGCAAACCCCGATTGGCACGAATTTCCCGTGCAGAATGGTCTGAAAAAGTTGAACATTCTTGCTGCTCGTTTGGACAACCAGTTGTTTGATGTCGATCAGACGAAGTGGGTCGGAAGTATTGAGGGTGGTATTGACGGTCTGCGGTCTCAACTCGTTATGGCGCTGCAAAGCATGGGATCTAGCATCACGAATTCTCTGGAGGGAGCTGGAAAGAGCTTGTATTTCACTCTTGAGAGCAGGAGAAGTGTGCTTGAGGATGAACAGAAG
- the TRP4 gene encoding anthranilate phosphoribosyltransferase (BUSCO:EOG09262N10;~COG:E;~EggNog:ENOG410PH4I;~InterPro:IPR036320,IPR017459,IPR000312,IPR035902;~PFAM:PF02885,PF00591;~go_function: GO:0016757 - transferase activity, transferring glycosyl groups [Evidence IEA]) encodes MAAETRQKPDSISISPLLKRLAYPASEVAVEAAEIASAFALIFEDRLSDIQTAALLTLLHSTQLDKNAQVIAKCSYRMREAAFQTDQAALTQAIQSRGKHEGNYKGGLCDIVGTGGDSHTTFNISTTASILASPLLVMAKHGNRAQTSFSGSADVLNAISPVPPKISAVSAENLSQVYAASNYAFLFAPNFHYGMKYSDTVRRSLGLRTIFNLMGPLANPVDWAIEARVVGVAYQSLGPVFVEALRQNGVKKGLVVCGAEDLDEISCAGKTNCWRLSEIPNPDFDESNQEDDDNENVVPRTIAKQEEFQLEPADFGLPSYPLSEVYGGKMPKENAAKLMSILRNELPRDDPILSFVLMNVAALLVTSGICESETSNMGPGDDGQVITERGPGGGRWKEGVRRARWAIESRSALKSLENFIEVSNKL; translated from the exons ATGGCCGCTGAAACTCGCCAAAAGCCGGATAGCATCTCCATTAGCCCCCTCCTCAAGAGACTTGCGTACCCCGCGTCCGAAGTTGCCGTCGAGGCTGCGGAAATAGCTTCTGCATTCGCCTTAATTTTCGAGGATCGTCTCTCGGACATACAGACTGCAGCTCTTCTTACACTTCTACACTCAACTCAACTGGACAAGAATGCGCAGGTTATCGCGAAATGTTCATATCGAATGAGGGAGGCGGCTTTCCAAACCGACCAGGCGGCCTTAACGCAAGCGATTCAATCTCGGGGAAAACATGAAGGAAACTATAAGGGTGGCCTA TGCGACATTGTCGGAACAGGCGGTGATTCCCATACTACCTTCAATATTTCAACGACTGCTTCGATTCTCGCTTCTCCCCTCCTCGTTATGGCCAAGCATGGAAACCGTGCGCAAACCTCATTCTCCGGATCTGCTGACGTCCTAAACGCCATTTCTCCTGTCCCTCCCAAGATCAGTGCTGTCTCTGCTGAGAACCTTAGCCAAGTGTATGCTGCGTCGAATTACGCTTTCTTGTTTGCCCCAAATTTCCATTATGGCATGAAGTACTCGGATACTGTGCGCCGAAGTCTTGGGCTGCGAACAATCTTCAATCTCATGGGCCCACTCGCAAACCCTGTCGATTGGGCCATAGAAGCCCGCGTGGTTGGTGTGGCCTACCAGTCTCTCGGGCCTGTATTTGTAGAGGCCCTCCGCCAGAACGGCGTCAAAAAGGGCCTCGTTGTCTGCGGTGCAGAAGACTTGGATGAAATTAGTTGTGCGGGGAAGACAAACTGCTGGAGGCTCTCTGAGATCCCTAACCCCGATTTCGATGAGTCAAATCAAGAGGACGATGATAACGAGAACGTCGTCCCACGCACAATAGCCAAACAAGAGGAGTTTCAACTAGAGCCGGCTGATTTCGGTCTACCAAGCTACCCGTTGAGCGAAGTATACGGAGGGAAAATGCCCAAGGAAAATGCGGCAAAACTTATGTCCATCCTACGGAATGAGTTGCCCAGGGATGACCCAATCTTGAGCTTCGTTCTTATGAACGTAGCAGCACTCCTGGTTACCTCTGGAATTTGTGAATCTGAAACTTCCAACATGGGCCCTGGGGACGATGGCCAAGTAATTACTGAGCGTGGTCCAGGTGGTGGTCGCTGGAAGGAAGGTGTCCGACGAGCGCGCTGGGCCATCGAGAGCCGCTCAGCTCTCAAATCACTTGAAAACTTCATCGAGGTTTCGAACAAACTCTAG
- the RPC10 gene encoding Rpo12/RPC10 RNA polymerase subunit family protein (COG:K;~EggNog:ENOG410PR3T;~InterPro:IPR039747,IPR006591,IPR029040;~PFAM:PF03604;~go_function: GO:0003677 - DNA binding [Evidence IEA];~go_function: GO:0003899 - DNA-directed 5'-3' RNA polymerase activity [Evidence IEA];~go_function: GO:0008270 - zinc ion binding [Evidence IEA];~go_process: GO:0006351 - transcription, DNA-templated [Evidence IEA]): protein MSREAYQVPSLGGGGNAFTNDNLGAGALDGPVVAYLCGECNSRVSLKRGDQIRCKECGHRVLYKERTKRMVQFEAR, encoded by the exons ATGTCCCGCGAAGCCTACCAAGTTCCCTccctcggcggcggcggaaacGCCTTCACCAACGACAATCTCGGAGCTGGTGCTCTCGACGGCCCTGTTGTCGCCTATCTATGCGGTGAATGCAACTCTCGCGTATCTCTCAAGCGTGGAGACCAGATTCGATGCAAGGAGTGTGGACATCGTGTTTTGTACAAGGAGCGGACAAAGCG GATGGTCCAGTTCGAGGCGCGATGA
- a CDS encoding uncharacterized protein (COG:C,H;~EggNog:ENOG410PVYZ;~InterPro:IPR036188,IPR002938;~PFAM:PF01494;~go_function: GO:0071949 - FAD binding [Evidence IEA]) has translation MNTFDGCETTDVAICGCGPTGALLSSYLGQMSIKHIVLEKESGITTDPRGIALDEDGIRLLQGAGVYKQIYTEIGTCMNIFKFIGGTQKDFSREATVEMDFSTTEGGTGHVGFICHKQPTLEKHLRDAMASSGFCQLRSNCTVIEIQQDEDWTYCRYRDRDGEVRSIRSRFFVGADGKTGFTRKNYLEPLGIQMEQAHEYFQINPGIP, from the exons ATGAACACTTTTGATGGATGTGAGACCACTGATGTGGCTATCTGCGGATGCGGACCAACAGGTGCTCTACTATCGAGCTACCTAGGCCAGATGTCTATAAAACACATCgtgctcgagaaggaaaGCGGGATAACGACAGATCCCCGAGGAATTGCGCTCGACGAAGATGGGATTCGTTTGCTCCAAGGGGCTGGGGTATACAAGCAGATTTATACTGAGATTGGAACTT GCATGAAcatcttcaagttcattgGAGGGACACAGAAAGATTTCAGTCGGGAGGCAACTGTCGAGATGGATTTTTCTACG ACAGAAGGAGGCACTGGTCATGTTGGCTTCATTTGCCATAAACAACCAACTCTGGAGAAACACCTCAGAGACGCCATGGCTTCCTCGGGTTTCTGTCAGCTCAGGTCCAATTGCACTGTTATAGAAATCCAGCAGGATGAAGACTGGACGTATTGTCGGTATCGAGACCGAGATGGTGAGGTTCGTTCTATACGATCCCGGTTCTTCGTCGGGGCCGATGGCAAGACAGGATTTACCAGGAAGAACTATCTTGAGCCTCTAGGGATACAAATGGAGCAAGCTCATGAGTACTTTCAAATAAATCCCGGCATCCCGTGA
- a CDS encoding uncharacterized protein (COG:C,H;~EggNog:ENOG410PVYZ;~InterPro:IPR036188), producing the protein MYTFRFEITEVVDLTLRTVGGQGIASGFRDAASLAWRLALLCRQSGHNPQRHKPVLKSWCLERKQQLERSLASTIANGKFVSEANPLKIFLRSCYLFIMNLVPSWRRQLRLGPRKDGMVRYQFSPGMPFIPDLNGGLCLPQVYCKSSAGEVFFTDDIIFNPSKKGLFQLLVYLQVPSELASAKDIISAIEGFSRGEIRIDEATYIIEDQNWKSTGGQDVKSVYQLASAAEFAESLLCGGRPEPRYYDMQYLGKALGGSKYVIVRPDRFIFAACSNLEEIERAAREAAEYLHT; encoded by the coding sequence ATGTATACTTTCAGATTCGAAATAACCGAAGTGGTTGATCTGACCCTGCGCACAGTCGGTGGCCAAGGAATCGCATCAGGTTTTCGAGATGCCGCGTCCCTAGCCTGGCGCCTTGCTTTACTTTGCCGCCAGAGTGGACACAACCCTCAAAGGCACAAACCTGTTCTCAAAAGCTGGTGTCTGGAGCGCAAGCAGCAGCTAGAGCGATCTCTCGCTTCGACTATTGCAAATGGAAAATTCGTCTCGGAGGCAAACCCGCTGAAGATATTCCTCCGCTCCTGCTACCTGTTCATCATGAACCTGGTCCCTAGCTGGCGACGACAGCTGCGACTCGGTCCCAGGAAGGACGGCATGGTCCGCTACCAGTTCTCGCCAGGGATGCCCTTCATCCCCGATCTCAACGGGGGATTATGTCTCCCTCAGGTGTACTGTAAGTCTAGTGCCGGGGAGGTTTTCTTCACGGACGATATTATTTTCAATCCTTCCAAGAAGGGACTCTTCCAATTGCTTGTTTATCTTCAAGTGCCTAGTGAGCTTGCGTCCgctaaagatataatatccGCTATTGAGGGATTTTCACGAGGCGAAATTCGCATCGACGAAGCCACATATATTATTGAGGACCAAAATTGGAAGTCAACTGGCGGGCAGGACGTGAAATCAGTGTATCAACTGGCAAGCGCGGCGGAGTTCGCAGAGTCTTTGTTATGCGGCGGACGCCCTGAACCACGTTACTATGATATGCAGTACCTTGGGAAAGCACTGGGAGGTAGCAAGTATGTGATTGTCCGCCCAGATCGGTTCATATTTGCTGCGTGCAGTAACctcgaggagattgagagggCGGCTAGAGAAGCGGCGGAATACCTACACACCTAA
- the nar1 gene encoding iron-sulfur cluster assembly protein NAR1 (BUSCO:EOG09261P7G;~COG:Y;~EggNog:ENOG410PGEE;~InterPro:IPR004108,IPR009016;~PFAM:PF02906), whose amino-acid sequence MSAILSADDLNDFISPGVACIKPVESLPKKQPSDPENAYEVTTEDKVQPENLPPAEISLTDCLACSGCVTSAEAVLVSMQSHAEVLNTLDAHPEIRLASNESGTIVEDNAQITDDGRIFVASVSPQVRASLAATYGISEKEANNIIHQFLSGPQGLRAGGKHGSGFTWVIDTNTLREAVLVLTADEVSQSLTSNADGSTMPKRPILSSACPGWICYAEKTHPFILPHLSKLKSPQALAGTLLKTSISKKLGVPASHIWHLAVMPCFDKKLEASREELTDAAWNRVSSSEPNTPVRDVDCVITSRELLSLASSRGISLPTLPMNRLPPSLRPSFPDPTLNTFLFSNDSPSRQSIASGTSGGYLHSVLLAFQARNPGSEIVTQRGRNADVVEYTLTSPGGKQILKAARYYGFRNIQNLVRKLKPARVSRLPGAKAPAGASAGSRRQPVSRNGAGGGASTDYAYVEVMACPGGCTNGGGQIRIEDAREISTPSGTLAAPEGSKPSPHEQRAWLARVDEAYYSAESDGEDEMDYSQPLSVAENESRVHNAMQYWSAMTDIPLSTLAYTTYREVESDVGKPVAPDDTTRVVELAGKIGGGW is encoded by the exons ATGAGTGCCATTCTCTCCGCAGACGACCTGAACGACTTTATTTCTCCAGGAGTCGCCTGTATAAAGCCGGTTGAATCTCTTCCGAAAAAGCAGCCCTCAGATCCAGAG AACGCATATGAAGTTACCACAGAAGACAAAGTACAACCCGAAAACCTACCTCCGGCGGAGATCTCCCTCACCGATTGCCTCGCATGTTCTGGCTGTGTGACGTCCGCTGAGGCGGTACTGGTTTCGATGCAGTCGCACGCGGAGGTTTTGAATACCCTCGACGCGCACCCTGAGATCAGATTGGCTAGCAACGAGAGTGGGACGATAGTGGAGGATAATGCGCAGATAACAGATGATGGTCGGATATTCGTTGCCAGCGTCAGTCCCCAGGTGCGCGCAAGTTTGGCAGCCACGTACGGAATttcggagaaggaggcgaatAACATAATCCATCAATTTCTGAGCGGCCCACAAGGATTAAGGGCAGGAGGAAAACATGGGAGCGGCTTCACCTGGGTCATCGATACCAATACTTTGAGGGAAGCGGTCTTGGTTTTGACAGCCGATGAGGTCAGTCAGTCATTGACATCGAATGCTGACGGTTCAACAATGCCCAAACGACCCATTCTTTCATCAGCATGCCCAGGCTGGATCTGCTACGCTGAAAAGACTCATCCGTTCATCCTTCCCCATCTATCAAAACTGAAATCACCCCAAGCTCTGGCAGGAACTCTTTTGAAGACAAGCATCAGCAAGAAGCTTGGTGTACCCGCCTCCCATATCTGGCATTTGGCAGTCATGCCTTGCTTTGATAAGAAGCTCGAAGCTAGTCGAGAAGAGTTAACCGATGCTGCTTGGAACAGAGTTTCTTCGAGCGAGCCCAACACTCCTGTTCGTGACGTCGACTGTGTCATTACTTCGCGCGAGCTTCTAAGCCTAGCATCGTCGCGTGGGATTTCACTTCCTACATTACCCATGAATCGTCTCCCGCCGTCATTACGCCCCTCATTCCCTGACCCGACCCTCAATACATTTCTTTTCTCGAACGACTCGCCCTCAAGACAGTCAATTGCCTCTGGCACCTCTGGAGGCTACCTTCATAGCGTGCTCCTGGCCTTCCAAGCTCGCAACCCAGGAAGCGAGATTGTTACTCAGCGAGGCCGAAATGCGGATGTTGTGGAATACACTCTGACGTCTCCTGGAGGTAAACAAATTCTGAAAGCTGCCCGTTATTACGGATTCCGAAACATCCAAAATCTTGTCCGAAAGCTCAAGCCCGCGCGGGTATCCAGACTTCCAGGTGCCAAGGCGCCCGCTGGCGCATCAGCCGGAAGTCGACGACAACCTGTATCACGAAACGGAGCTGGCGGGGGGGCAAGCACGGATTATGCGTACGTGGAGGTTATGGCGTGCCCTGGTGGCTGTACCAATGGCGGAGGTCAGATACGGATTGAAGATGCTCGGGAAATCAGTACACCAAGCGGTACTTTAGCAGCGCCTGAGGGTTCAAAGCCGTCACCACATGAGCAGCGCGCGTGGCTTGCCCGCGTGGATGAAGCCTATTATTCAGCTGAGtcggatggagaagatgagaTGGACTATTCACAGCCACTCTCCGTCGCAGAGAATGAGAGCAGAGTTCACAACGCAATGCAATACTGGTCTGCAATGACGGACATACCACTCTCAACGCTCGCCTACACGACGTACCGCGAAGTGGAGAGCGACGTTGGCAAACCGGTTGCGCCGGACGACACTACACGAGTGGTTGAGCTGGCGGGGAAGATCGGTGGTGGTTGGTAG
- a CDS encoding putative cell surface protein (COG:S;~EggNog:ENOG410PSVF;~SECRETED:SignalP(1-21)), which translates to MKPTFFSLLPATLSLLGTSHARTDLGGCISSATTNQWHEASMIWYVEDTGEICDIPDCGGGRAPPKYDNPACPNYTGTATYEPSYLKGYEPGATATKTTARETGAESTATGTVDKSEDDDEDFDIASTDHGSITITSTPVPPSYSSGVRDGGSKDSSSTNNTSSAIQSSTLVSSTQELLPSPSNTPSNFTEADENATSSLRFNVGLGVVGLLAAFVL; encoded by the coding sequence ATGAAGCCcaccttcttttctctccttccagCTACCCTGTCTCTCCTGGGTACTTCCCATGCCCGGACCGATCTGGGGGGCTGTATCTCCTCTGCAACTACAAACCAATGGCACGAGGCTTCGATGATCTGGTACGTCGAAGACACTGGCGAGATCTGCGACATCCCCGACTGTGGCGGCGGTCGTGCACCTCCTAAGTATGATAACCCGGCTTGCCCAAACTACACCGGCACAGCGACCTACGAGCCTAGTTACCTCAAAGGGTACGAACCAGGCGCTACTGCCACGAAGACGACTGCGAGGGAGACAGGTGCTGAGTCTACTGCTACCGGAACTGTCGATAAGAgtgaggacgacgatgaggactTCGACATCGCGTCAACCGACCACGGAAGCATAACAATTACCTCGACACCGGTCCCTCCCAGTTATTCCTCTGGCGTTCGTGACGGAGGCTCGAAGGACAGCTCAAGTACAAACAACACCTCGAGCGCCATTCAAAGCTCCACTTTGGTTTCATCGACACAGGAACTGTTACCTTCACCGTCAAACACTCCATCAAACTTTACAGAAGCCGATGAAAATGCTACGAGTTCGCTGCGCTTCAATGTTGGTCTTGGGGTCGTTGGCCTGCTTGCCGCTTTTGTACTTTAA
- a CDS encoding uncharacterized protein (COG:S;~EggNog:ENOG410PNEI;~InterPro:IPR029062) — MLASSKTQSSPDAQSSSKLRIGLVLFPGFDALDAFGPMDCLNALSSKRYITLSVLSHTLDPVSTKSPFARQSVGQSVMPTHTFANAPALDVLIVPGGPGTHCLGSEAIEAAVNFIAASYPRLKYLIAIRKGCGLVALSGVFSIKLATKKGKHGMLDSKAANKEDAKSVAKDEKVKEEKRLEKTEKLEKIVNGWKGQVDGNVDWAAGARWMVHKNIWTASRGNSSVGIDIVLAWLEELYGEWVVGEVAAQMEHERRGDARVDYFEAFHTMQNGNNSGW; from the coding sequence ATGTTGGCCTCATCCAAAACTCAATCTAGCCCCGACGCTCAATCCAGCTCGAAACTCCGCATcggcctcgtcctcttcccaGGCTTCGATGCCCTCGATGCCTTCGGCCCCATGGACTGCCTGAACGCACTCTCCTCCAAACGCTACATCACGCTCTCCGTCCTCTCGCACACCCTCGACCCGGTCTCAACCAAATCCCCCTTCGCAAGACAATCCGTCGGCCAGTCCGTCATGCCTACACACACTTTCGCCAATGCACCGGCCCTCGACGTTCTCATTGTCCCCGGAGGCCCCGGCACCCACTGTCTCGGAAGCGAGGCCATCGAAGCCGCGGTCAACTTCATTGCGGCTTCCTACCCGCGCCTCAAGTACCTGATTGCAATCCGGAAGGGGTGCGGCCTTGTGGCGCTATCCGGCGTTTTCAGTATCAAGCTGGCGACCAAGAAGGGTAAACATGGTATGTTAGATAGCAAGGCAGCGAACAAGGAGGATGCAAAGTCCGTGGCCAAGGATGAAAaggtcaaggaggagaagagactCGAGAAAACTGAGAAGCTTGAAAAGATAGTGAATGGGTGGAAAGGACAGGTCGACGGGAATGTTGACTGGGCTGCTGGCGCGAGATGGATGGTCCATAAAAATATTTGGACCGCCTCACGCGGCAATAGCAGTGTGGGGATTGATATCGTTTTGGCCTGGTTGGAGGAGCTGTACGGTGAGTGGGTTGTGGGCGAGGTTGCTGCGCAGATGGAGCACGAGAGGCGTGGGGATGCTAGGGTGGATTATTTTGAGGCCTTCCATACCATGCAGAACGGTAACAACTCGGGGTGGTAg
- a CDS encoding DUF924 family protein (COG:S;~EggNog:ENOG410PN14;~InterPro:IPR011990,IPR010323;~PFAM:PF06041;~go_function: GO:0005515 - protein binding [Evidence IEA]) yields MLPVLRQRSAYRRLLTLRPQITSRTKLSSPSLPIRRPVFCPISGTRAIYTGPRKQEPRMSNEPKVDLAKFLNPSVPKRVYDFWFQHVEHDQNLTLPTQEVFKPWFTKDAGFDLECATQFKPILAAIHQARPELQTQEQVEAQAQQILELVSPGSALDWLGLIVLLDQLPRNCYRGEEAALVFSFFDTIARVITLRALEKKIEYSPEVRYRLALRHWFYLPLMHSENLSHQEIMLEKYREMDEDIRRLLDEQPAEGLGEQELADREILVGNRKAVEAISALNLNFQKEHYDIIARFGRYPYRNKVLRRTTTPEEEKFLQEADISFG; encoded by the exons ATGCTGCCGGTACTCCGTCAAAGGTCGGCTTACAGACGACTACTCACCCTTCGACCTCAGATCACGTCGAGAACAAAGTTGTCATCTCCCTCATTGCCCATAAGAAGACCAGTTTTCTGTCCAATTTCTGGAACCAGAGCAATATACACCGGGCCAAGGAAACAAGAACCAAGGATGTCCAACGAGCCGAAGGTTGACCTAGCAAAGTTCCTCAACCCTTCTGTACCAAAACGTGTGTACGACTTTTGGTTCCAGCATGTCGAACATGACCAAAATCTCACTCTCCCAACACAAGAGGTGTTTAAGCCATGGTTCACCAAAGACGCCGGCTTCGATCTTGAATGCGC GACTCAATTCAAGCCAATTTTAGCCGCTATCCATCAAGCACGTCCAGAGCTACAGACACAAGAGCAGGTTgaagctcaagctcagcAAATCCTGGAGCTGGTCAGTCCTGGGTCCGCATTAGACTGGCTTGGTTTAATAGTTCTCCTCGACCAACTCCCACGGAACTGCTACcgcggcgaagaagcagcgtTGGTATTTTCATTCTTTGACACCATCGCCCGGGTCATTACCCTTCGGGCTCTTGAGAAGAAAATTGAGTACAGTCCGGAAGTACGCTACCGTCTTGCTTTGCGCCACTGGTTCTATCTCCCATTGATGCACTCAGAAAATCTGAGCCATCAGGAAATCATGCTAGAGAAATACCGTGAAATGGATGAAGATATTCGTCGTCTTTTAGATGAGCAGCCGGCAGAAGGGCTAGGTGAGCAGGAGCTAGCGGATCGTGAAATCCTAGTGGGCAACAGGAAAGCCGTCGAGGCGATCTCGGCGCTCAATCTCAATTTCCAGAAGGAACACTACGACATTATTGCCCGGTTTGGACGCTACCCTTATCGAAACAAGGTATTaagaagaacaacaacaccggaggaggagaagttcCTTCAGGAAGCGGACATCTCCTTCGGTTGA
- a CDS encoding uncharacterized protein (COG:S;~EggNog:ENOG410PV0H;~InterPro:IPR019261,IPR043472,IPR012664;~PFAM:PF10021), whose translation MLNFSASSNNRRAILQATAQETLKHIPTVLQLRPDAPPTGYICLQSRYTPLSSRFFPSLSTRVQVVDRDSYDVAIQLTNSQAANNGDTKPVCVLNMASEYHAGGGWLKGSMAQEEALCYRSTLSATLKKRFYPLKLREAIYSPTVVVFRENYNKNHQIMDIQRPQHLPVVSVVSVAAIRNPKVNTHVSPPKYQDPDDRMIMMEKMRVTLRVAVHNRHRSLVLGALGCGAFRNPNEEVANCWFDVLQEQEFRGWFNNIIFAVLKDTNQGDDNFTVFHRKLDGLLV comes from the coding sequence ATGTTGAACTTCAGTGCTTCATCCAACAATAGAAGGGCCATTCTCCAGGCGACCGCACAGGAGACCCTCAAACACATTCCCACTGTACTCCAGCTCAGACCAGATGCTCCACCTACTGGATACATTTGCCTACAGAGCAGGTATACACCGCTGAGTTCGAGGTTCTTTCCAAGCCTCAGTACCCGAGTGCAGGTTGTCGATCGTGACAGCTACGATGTTGCCATCCAACTTACCAACTCGCAAGCAGCCAACAATGGAGATACGAAGCCTGTTTGTGTGCTCAATATGGCCAGTGAATATCACGCTGGTGGCGGCTGGCTGAAAGGATCCATGGCCCAAGAGGAAGCTCTCTGCTATCGAAGCACCCTAAGCGCAACACTCAAGAAACGATTCTATCCGTTGAAGTTGCGGGAAGCCATTTATTCACCAACGGTTGTGGTCTTCCGCGAAAACTACAATAAAAACCACCAAATCATGGATATCCAACGGCCTCAGCATCTGCCGGTCGTAAGCGTTGTCAGTGTGGCGGCCATCAGAAATCCAAAAGTGAACACTCATGTCTCTCCACCTAAATATCAGGACCCAGATGACCGGATGATaatgatggagaagatgcgaGTTACCCTTCGCGTTGCCGTGCATAATAGGCACCGTAGCCTTGTTCTCGGTGCTCTAGGGTGTGGCGCTTTCAGGAACCCGAATGAAGAGGTTGCGAATTGTTGGTTTGACGTTCTACAAGAGCAAGAGTTCCGAGGATGGTTTAACAACATTATATTCGCTGTGCTGAAGGATACAAACCAAGGAGACGACAACTTTACGGTGTTCCATAGGAAATTGGACGGACTCCTAGTTTAA